The Elusimicrobiota bacterium genomic sequence CATTTTTATTAATAGATAATAATTATCTTATTTTAACTAGTTTTCCGATGAGGTTTTATGGGACATCAGAAAACGATCCGCTCCTTGAAATAATTATTTATGTAAACCCGGATGCCAGGCCGCCCGTTTATTTTTCTGATATTACCGAAGTTCTGCCCGAGAGCGGGCAGATCCATAGAAGGTTTAAAGAAAACGGCTTTAAAGAAATTTTAGTGGCTCCCACCAATTTGCAAGCCAAAATTCTTCAACTCATCAAACAGGAAATCCAATACCATGAAAAATCCGGCGCAGGCCGCATCATCGCCAAAATCAATTCACTCGTAGATACGGATATTATCCAAGCGCTTTACCGGGCTTCCCAGGTGGGGGTGCGCGTTGATCTGATCGTGCGGGGGATATGCTGCCTGAGGCCGGGATTAAAAGGCTTAAGCGAAAATATCAAAGTGACGAGCATTATCGACCGTTTCCTGGAACACAGCCGCATCTTTTACTTTCGCCAAGGCGGCGAGGAAAAAGTGTATCTTTCCAGCGGGGATTGGATGCCGAGAAATTTTTACGCGCGCTACGAAATCGCTTTTCCCGTCAAAGACCCTGTTTTAAAAGTCTATCTCCGTGACACTGTATTGGGAAATTCGCTGGCGGATAACGCCAAAGCATGGACGCTGCAACCGGACAGCCGATATGTCCGCTCGGCGCGCAAAGAGGACGAAAGCCCGTATCGCTCCCAATTCGTATTTACGGCCCTGGCGGATAATTTTTACAGGGATACCATCCTGGCGACCCGCGCCATCGAACTAAGTTAACTCAACCGCGTCGCGAATAACCGGACGCGCAGCGATGGTATTTGTCCATATGCTCGGCGCGCAGGCGAAACCGACGAATGACCGTGCGGTCGAAATCCAATAATTTGTCCAGGTGATCGAGCTTGACCTCCAGATCATCGTCCTTGGCCTTGACCTCATTTTCGTATTCGCAAAATGAAGCCAGCGCATGAAGACCCGCGCCGTTGACATGAAAGGCGTGGACCCGGTCGATTGAAGGCTCCAAAAACGCCTCGCCGAGCTTCACCTCGAATTTATCCTTGTGATAGACGCAGAGAATCGGGCCCCGCGAAATCCGGCCGACCACGCCGCGGCCCAAGTGCCGGCGCATGGCCCATTTCATGGCTAAGGGAATTCCCGTTTTTAAAATGCCGGGCAGGGTGATTCGAATTAAGCGCACCATCCCATCAGCGGCGGAAGGCTTGGGTAAATGATCGAGCTTGCCGGAGGAAAACTGGGACCGGTAAAGAATGCCCTGATGATGATAACCGGGGCCTTTATATTGAAGGTAGACGTTACTGCCGTTGTTTTTGTAGCGCACCCTCAAGCTCGCCCCGCGTTTTAAAAGCTCCAGGCTTGGGGTATCCAAAAACTGATCGAAGAATGTCGCGGCTTTGACATGCTTGACTCTTTTGCGGCCTAGAAGAAATTCTTTAACGTCCTTTAAGTCTTTCTCCGCGATGCGGCGCTTGGTTTCAATTTCAATAAAACGCGGGTCGTCGATACGCAAACGGCGACAGATGCCTTCAATCTGCATGGGTTGATTTTAACGTAGATTCCGGCAGCTAAGCCAGAAGCCTGGCAAGCTTTACGGCGACAAAACTGACGAACCCGCAGATGGGAAACGTCAATATCCAGGCCGTGATGATCTGGCCTGTGACCCCCCAGCGCACCGCCGAAAAACGCCGGGCCGAACCTACGCCCATGATGGCCGTGCTGATGGTATGCGTCGTCGACAAGGGAACGCCCAAGCGCGAAGCCAGCTCAATAGTCGTCGCCGCGGCCAATTCCGCAGAAAAACCTTGATGCGTTGAAAGCTTGGTCATTTTCATCCCCATGGTTTTCATGATTTTCCAACCTCCGGTCATTGTGCCCACGGCCATTGTTCCGGCACATAAAAAAATCACCCAATGGGGCACCACGAATTCGCTCAACTGTCCTCCCAAAATCAGGGCCAAAGTAAAAGCGCCCATGAATTTTTGACCGTCATTGGAGCCGTGCCCGAAGGCCATAAACGCCGAGGATAATATCTGAAGATAACGAAATAGGCCTCTCACGGAACCAGGAGCCGCCTTGCGAAAAATCCAAAAAACGGCGCTCATCACCAACAGTCCGCCGCCAAAACCTAAAAAAGTCGAAAAAACGAGACCCAATAGAACTTTTTTCCATCCGACCCACAAGAGAACGCCCGGACCGGCGGTCGCCAGCCCGGCGCCGGCTAATCCCGCCACCAAGGCATGCGACTCGCTGGTCGGAAGGCCCCACCTCGACGCCAATGTGCTCCAAAAAATAATACCCACCATGGCGCCGCCGATCGTGGTTAAGTCGACAACCTGGGCATCAATGATACCCTTGCCGATCGTTTTGGCGACTTCCGTGCCCGAAAAGACCCCGGCCAGATTAAACACCGCGGCCATCAGAACGGCCTGAAAAGGCGACAAGGATCGCGTTGAAACGACCGTGGCGATGGCATTGGGCGCATCCGTCCATCCGTTGACGAACTCCGCGCCTAAAATAAGAAGCAGGACAACGGCGAGCCCCAGACTTATTTCCGGCATAAAGCTAAATCAATCCTCCAGGTCTCTCAGCTATGTTTGACGATGATCGTCTCAATCGTATTTGAAACGTCTTCGCAATTGTCGATGGCGGCCTCGGCCACCTCGAAAATTTCCTTCCATTTGATGATTTCAATGGGATTTTTTTCCTGAACGAATAGGCCCGACAGCGCATGGTCCAAAACGCGGTCACCCTCGTTTTCCAGGCGGTCGACCTCGATGCAATAATCAAGAATCCGGCGGGTATTGCCCATGTTTCTTAACTGCCCCACGGCTTTCACCAATGCCGAGACCGCCTGATCAAGAACATCCGCCTGCTCGATCAACTCCGGCCGTATCTCTTTGATTTGATAGCGATGCATCCTTTGAGTGACGGAATTAATCAAATCGAGAATATCATCCAAATCCGAGGCCAACCCATGGATATCCTCCCGGTCCAAGGGCGTAACGAAGGTCCGGTTGAGCCGGTCAAAAATATCGTGGGCCATGGAGTCACCATCGTGCTCTAAGTCGCGGATCTGGCGGATGCGCGGGTCATCCAAATCCCACTTAGTCACCAATCCTTTAAAAGTGACCGCGACCTTGTAGACGTTGGCCGCCGCTTCCTCGAGTAAATCAAAAAATTTTTCTTCCCGGGGGATTAAACTAAAAGCCATGGATCAACCTCCTTAACATAATGCATAGACCTTCTCAAAATCTAAGCGCGACGTCAAATTGCAGGCGCCTAATTCCATCTGCGTTAGGCGGCAAATTTTCGTTGATGACTTGCGTATCGAAATATTTTGTTTTCACCTGAATCCAATCCTCAGCGTTATAGGCCAGCCAAAGGATATGCCCTTTCCTATTGGTTCCGCCGTCGCCGAAATCGGCGTCCGCCACGTCGGCGACCGTCGCGTCGGTTTCCGTGCGCTTAAAAAAATAGCCTAGCTCCCACGCCCCGCGAATGGCCGCCCTCCCCAATCTAAAACCGGCTTGATAGCCCGAGTTCTCTTTGGGCGTTAAATTTTTATCGGCCCGCACGTTCTCTATGAAACTGCCCTGGATGGAGCAGGGCAGACTTAAAATAGATGTGGAAAATTCCCCGCTTAGCTCCAGCACGCCGAAATTATTTTGGAGAGCGCCTGTCCCCGTGCGGCGATTTCCTTCATTGGTTTTGGGTTGGTCGAAGGTTCCAATATTCTCGTTTTTCCATTGGTAATAAGCGCCGGCCGCGCGGGCGCGAGAGCCGGCAGGCAAAGGCGCTTCGGCGCCAAGCTGCTCGCCAAACATCCACTGATCCTTTTGCGTCTCCGGGTCCTCATCGGCGGCCATTTGCAGCAAATTGACGAAAAGACGCGCTCCGGCAACCGTGGGCCACTCAAAACTTTGGCTAAAACCCTCGGGATTAAAATCCTCGTCCCAAACAATGTCGCTGGCATACGTTCTCCAGAATGGATTGCTCATGCGGCCGCCGGCTAGACGAAGGAATGGCCGCGGCTTCCACTCAAGAAAAGCCCAGTCAATCCATATCTCCTTCTCAGAAGACAGGCTGGTTAAAGACTGGTTCGTCGAGAATTGCTCGCCCGTGCCGGAAGCCAAGCGCGTTATGACGGCCATCTGCCTGGGCAATAAAAAATCAGCCTCCAGGCGCAAACGAAAACGCTGGCGATTGATATCCGCCTGCCCTTGGGCCTCCTTGGCGAACGTTTCCTGGCGCAGTCGCAAATCCCCGGAGAATTGAACCTCCTGGACCCATGGACGCAAGACAATATTGGGAGTCGCCGCATCCCCCCGGCCGGCAACGATCGCGACCGCCGATAATGAGACTGCGAGCGCACGCTTAACGAAATCTTTCATACCCCATGATTGTTCAATACGGTGAGCGATGGAACAATATTGTCCGCATAAAACCTGGATGACAATCGCCTGACAGAAACCGGCGTTAAAACGCGATGAATGCAAAACGAACGAATTATTTTTTTAAAGGAACGGTAAAGTGAAACATTGATCCGCGGCCGAGTTCGCTCATGACTCCGACTTGTCCGCCGTGCGCCTCGATAAGATGTTTAACGATGGAAAGACCGAGGCCGGTTCCACCAAGTTCCCGGGACCTGGCTTTATCCACGCGGTAAAAACGCTCAAAAATTCGAGGCGCATCCTCTGTGGAAATACCTACGCCTGTATCCTGGATTTCGACCCGCCCCCACCCGTCTTGTTCATGGATTCGGATAGTTACACGCCCGCCGTCCAAATTATATTTGACGGCGTTATCCAAGAGATTAATCAGCACCTGGTCAAGCTGTTCCTTGTCCGCTCGCGCGCAAATGCCGTTGTTTTCCGCCTCAACCCTTATGGTCACCTGACGCTTGGCCGCCAAGTTTCTCATCTTATCCGCCGCCTGTCTTGCGGCTTGGATCAAATCAACATACTCCCAGCGGGGTGAACGCTTCCCGGACTCGATAGCCTCAAGATCAAGCAAATCGTCAACCAAATGGCCCAGCCTGTCCGCGTCTTCCTTGATTGCTTGAACGAACTCCCCCCGGGGCCCGCGTTCTTCCAGGGCGCCGTCTAAAAGCGTTTCGGTCAAAGCCTTGATAGAAGCCAGAGGGGTGCGAAGTTCATGAGAAACGTTGGCGACAAAATCGCGGCGCATCTCTTCGAGCTGCCTCAGGCGCGTGATGTCTAGAAGAATCAGCAAGGCCCCCTCAACCTTGGCCTGCCTGATCAAGGGCAACATGCTGGCTTCAAAAGCAAAATCGCCCGGGACAAATAAATGGATCTCCCGGCATTGCTTTCGTCCTTGCGCCAGAGCCAAACAAAGCATATTGGTCAATATCGGATGACGAAACGCCTCCTCAAATGTTTGACCTAAAATATCGGAGCTGCTTTTTCTAAAAATTTTCAAAAAACCCGCATTGAAAGCGGCTATTTTATGGTCCCTGTCGACAACCAAGGCCGCGTCAGCCATAGCGGACAAAATAACCTCCGCCAGAGGCCCGTTCAACGAAAAATTTCCCTTCGAATTCTTGAAACGCCGCGCCAGGTTCATCGCCGCCGCTTTTATTGAAAGTTTACCGGAAGCTAAATCAGTGGAACTCAATTGATCTTAATGCGGTAACCCACATTCTTAACAGTAACAACGCGGCGAGCTTCGCAACCCAGCTTGTCGCGCAAACGGGCGATATGCTGATCCACGGTATTGGTGTCGATATCCATGGATTTGTCGTAGCCCCAGACTTTCTCCAAAATTTGATCCCTGGTCAGGGCCTTGCCGTCGGCCTGGATCAGGCACTTCAAAAATTCGAACTCCTTGGGGCTCAAGCCCACGGATTTTTTATTGACCGTCACTTCGTAACGCTCCAAATCCACTTCCAGACTGCCGGCTCGAACAGCCGCGGACGACGCGCCCTGATCCACGCCCCTGCGCAGAATCGCCTTGATGCGGGCCAACAGCTCACGCACGCTGAAGGGCTTGGTCACGTAATCATCCGCTCCCAACTCAAGGCCTAACACGCGGTCCATTTCTTCCTTTCTGGCGGTCAGCATCAGAATGGGAACATTCGATTCTTTTCTGATGATTTTGCACAACTCGAATCCATTCAAACCCGGCAGCATAACGTCCAAAACAACCAAACCGGGCTTCTCTTTCCTGAAGGCCGACAGAGCGCTTTCACCATCTTGGACGGCATGGGCCCGGTAGCCTTCCTTTTCGAGATTGTATTTCAAGACTTTGACGAGATGCTTCTCGTCTTCCACAATCAAAATTTTCTCGTTAACCATGGCCTTGATGATTTTTCATTTTATTTCCAGCCAAAGGCCGTTATGGTCCGATAAACCAGTCCTTGACCATGGCGATGCTGGGCGATTGCGGGCCGTTATTGAAATCGCCGGAAAAAAGAATCGGCTCGTCCGGATGATCCCTGGCGATGGTGCTTAAAATTTCCCGCGTCTGGGGCTCGCTGTATTTTCGCTGGGTATCCAAATGAGTCTGGTAAATAAAAAAGGAACGGCCGTCGGCCAACGTAGCGCGGCCGCGGCATAAAGATTTGACGATTTTCATGGGTCCCGTGTAATGCGCGGTTTTCAAATGCGCGCATTCGATATCCTCGAAACGCACGCGATCCGGCTTCCAATAAAAAGCGATGCCCTCCTCCCATAATCCCCTGGGGCCCTCGGATCTCCAAAACACATGCTGATAACCCGTCTTCTGTGCGATCAGGCGGTCGACCTCCAGCCATTTGCGCTCATTGAAAAACCAGCATCTGGTCATTTCCTGAAGCGACATAAAATCAGGGTTAAGCCGCCGAATCTCTTCAACAAGAAAATCCATGCGCATCGTAAAATCATCATAATCTTCGTGATAGCCCAAAAAATCTTCTTCAGGGCCGAACGGCCGGCAATTTAAAATATTGAAATTGAGGAATTTAAAGGATGCGCTCGATTGATCGGCTCCCGCGGCCCATAAAAAAGAAGAACAGGCCCCAAGACCCAATGCGCTGATCCAGGCTTTTATAAAGCGCATCAACAACGCTATTCTAGCTTTTGCATATCCGGCATAACGGCCTCTCGGCTTTGCATAACGGCCGCGCCGGCGCGATCCAGAAGGCGGACCAGTTTCGCCGGGGCCATGCCGAATCCAAGCAAAAGCAGAGCGGCGATGCTGAAACCGAGGCCTTCCGTCCGCAGCATGCGCAGGCGGGCGCCGGTGCGCCGACGACCGCAGAACAATGAAAAATACATCCGCATCACGACAAGTCCGGTCAGAGCGCCGGCCGCGACCACGGATAAGCCCAGGCCGGGGAAAGAATCCACCGCGCCCCGGACCAGCATTTCCTCGCCCACGAATCCCAGAGTAACCGGGAAGCCCATGATAGCCAGGCTCAGGATCAAAAAACACGCGGCCAAAATGGGCATCCTTTCATAACCTCCATGGAAACGGTCCAAACTCAGTCTCCCGCGGCGCGCCTCAAGGACCAAGACGCAGCGGCTTAATCCGGCCAAGGCCAGGCCTGAGGAAACCCAAAGAATCAGAGCGCCGACCAACGCCTCAGGGCTGGGCAGGTCCAAGCCGGCGACCACGAGCGCCGATTGACTCACGAACAGATACCCGCAGGTCCGGCGCGCGTCCGTCTGATAGAGCGCCAGGAAAACGGCGTATAAAGCCGTAATGAGCCCCAGGACAGCGGCGGCCCGCAGCAACGCCGGCGAGCAATGAGGAACGACCAAGATCAGCGCCACGTACGTTCCCATCTGCGGCGCGCTGAATATGCTGGCCGGCCCGATGCGTCCGCGGTCGAAAATTTCAGGAATCCATGCGTGGAATGGAAATATGCCCTGGCGTATCAGCGCAGCCGCCAGAATCAGTCCGACGCCGATCTGTTCGATCTGTCCGCTTCGGCCGCTCCCTGAGGCGGCCGCAACAACGCCGGCCGCCAGAAGGACTGTGGACAGTCCCATGTAAACGACCGCGACCCGGCGCGCGCCGTTGAAATGCGGCCCTCCGTGGCCGGCCACGTACATCACGACCGTCAACGCCCAGAAAAATACCAGAAGCCACGGGGATGCGGTCAAAAAGCTGCCCATCGTCAGCAGGCAGACCATAGCCGTGCGGGCCAAGCTGGCCTCATCCAGGCGGCCGGCGGGAGTCACTAAGACGGTCAACACCCACAGGGTGGCCGCGAACGGGACCAAAACGAACGGCAGCGGCCCCAAGGGGTGCGCCAGCGAGCTTTCCAAAACAGCCGAAAAATCGCGAAAGCGGGGCGCAAAAAAATAAAACGCCAGAGGCGCCGGAGCCAAAATAGCGAGCAGGCAGGCTGAAGCGGCGGCCAGCGCATAGAATCGCTTGCCCCTGGAGCCCAAACCGTAGGCCGTCATCACGGCCGCGGGCGCAACAGCGAGCGCAACAACCCAGACGACGGCCTCAGTCCCCATCCCAATCCTTCCCCAAAAGACCGGGCAATGAGCCGCAAAGCCGCCGGTCCATACGGTCCAGCCACAGGGCCAAGCACGAGACCGGTCCCACAACCCAGCGTTCGATCATTCCGTCCAGGAATCCGCGCTCGAGCGCGAACAAGTAGAGCTTGCGTCCGAAACCGGCCTGCGCAAAAGCGTCCGGCGAAGCAAAGCGGCCCCCCAGATCGTTTTCAAGCTCGTGGATGTCATGGAGAATATTCGGCGCGTTGAGAAATTGCAAAAGCCGATAAGAAGCGTTGCCGGCCATATGGAGGAAAGCGAGGGTCTTCCAGCCGAACCCGATCTCGATGACGATGATCCCGACCTGAGTCAGCGACGCGAAGCAAAGGCGGGATTTGACATCCGTCTGCACTCGCGTGACAAGCGTGGCATAAACCGCCGTGCCCGCTCCGGCGGCCACGGCCATGACCCGCGCCGCGACGGAATGCTCCAGCAGCGAAGAGGCCCGCAAGAGCAGAAAACAGCCGGCGTGAATGGAGAGCGCCCCATAGTAAACGGCGCTTGATGGCGTGGGCCCTTCCATAGCGCGAGGCAGCCAAGTGGAAAAAGGAAGCAGCGCGCTTTTGGCCGCGGCGGCCCCGATCAGCAGCATGGCGATCACGCCGGCATGCTCCGGGCCGAGCTTTGCGGAAGCGGTTCCGGAAAACAACATGCTCAGGCTGCCGCTGCCGGCCCAGTGATGCAGCAAGACGGCCGCGGAAAGCATGCAGGCGTCGCCGATCCTGTAGAAGGTCAAAACGCGCAATCCATTCGCCACCGGCGACGGGCGCTCGTGGAAAAACGCCACCAAAAGCGCCGAACTCAACCCCAGGATTTCCCATCCCGCATAGAGAACCTCGATGCTGCCGGCCAGAGAAACCAGAAGAAGCCCGATGACGAAAGCGACCAGAAGCATGAAATACCTATGAAAACCGGGCTCCTGATGGAGGTATCGAAACGAAAACGCGGACACGACGCCGCAGATCGTCACGGACAGAATCGCGAAGCCCAACGACCAGACGTCGATCAGCAAATCGAATGCAAAAATGCCGCCCGCGATCCATCCGCCGCCTAAGGACACGACGACGGACGGCCGGCCGGTGCGAATAAAAAGCAATGCCGCGGTCAGCAACGCGCCGAGGGATATCAGAAGCCCGGCCTGAATCAGCATGCCGACCCGGTCTTCACGCCATGGACGCCCGACAAAAGAAAACGCCGCGATGATGAATAAAACCAGAGCCGGAACCCCGACGGCGGCCAAAATACCGGCTTCAAGCCAGGCAGCGGCGGAACTCATGCCGTCGCCCCCTTCCCCTGGGCATCGCTGATGCCGGCAATCGGAAGATGGCCGCGTTTGTCGCGGTACCAGGCCAAGGAACCGCCGATGACCCGGGGGAGCTCCCTCTCATGGCTCCATGGCTGATAGGCGCTGCCTTCGCGCAGCCATAAAGCGTTGGAAGCAGGATCAAGACAGGCGGCGAATATCCAGCGCCGATCCAGAAGCGCGCGCAAGTCCGGCTGATCCTCAAGAACGCGGTCAAAGCGCTCCGGCCGGCATTCCACGACAACGAAAAGGCGGACCGGCTCATGAATCTCAACCATCTGCCAAGGCAACCCCGTCCTTAAGTCGCTTTGTGCGCCGTCCATCACCCCCAACAGGCAAGCGATGTTATGGGGCAATTTCGTCCCGCAGCCGTACCCCGTCGGGTCGACGCGGCTGAAATAATACTCCAGGGAGATGCCCGCAACCACCGGGATAACGGCGCGCAGGATCCCCTCCAAGACTTGGCCGTCGTCTCGCGCCGGATCGTAAGAAACGAGGAAGGCGCGGCGATCGAGGAAAAGAGCCCGCGTCCTATCCCGGCGGCCGACGATGCAAAAAGCGTTCGTGGCATGCCCATACTCGGGCCGAGGCTGGGCCAGATCGTGCGAGCGGGCCTCGGCATGACTTAAGGCGGCTCCAAAACCGCCCGAGAAAGATTCGAATCTCCGGCATCGCTCATGGGCTTCGCGCCGCCGCGCGCGCGTGAAGGCGGTGGCTGCGCGCTCGAACAGAACCCGATGGTTCTCGGGAAGAAAGTCGAGATCATAAAATTCCACGGAATTGTCGCAGCTATTGCGCTGGGCGCCGATGAACCAAGCGTCCTTCGGGATGCGAATTCCGTCTTGCGCCAGCAAATCCCTGACGGCGGGATCATTGGCCATGGCGGCGAAAACCCGGGCATTGGGGCCGCCGCGGCCGCCGCCGCAGGCGCCGCAATCATGCGCCGATTCATGAGGGTTGTTCAGGCTCACGGAGCCATGGCCCGCCATAATGACCAGGGGCGCAAGCCGCCCGATGAGGCCGAGGTTGCGCAACTGCGACCCCACGATGCCGGCCATTTCCTGCTTTGTATACCCGTAATAAAGCCCGATGGGCGGGGCGGTTTTCTCGCGGTCGATCCTCAGGCGCGTGGCGGGCGCCGTTTCCAGCGGAAACGAGGTTCCAATCCACCGGCTCAGCCGAGGAAAAAGAACGCGAACGATAAGGGGGATGATCGACAACGGGCCCAACACGGCCGTGACCACGGCCCCGCGCAGCAACGTAGCGCTGCCGAAATGCAGGGCTTTCCCGAAGCGGCCGGCCTCGCGCCTGCGAAAGCGGCGCCAGCGCACCGCCGCGGACGACGGATCGACTTTAACCTCTCCGACATAATGATGCGGCTGCACGACGATGGGGCACAAAGGGCGCGGATGAGCGTCCGTAGCGCCTTGATAGTACATGGCTACGCCAAAAAATCCGGCCGTCCCGAACGTCTCCACACCGGGCGCGGCCTCTTCTAAATGCCTGCGAAACGACTCTTCGCGCTCATCGAGACAGAAAATCGCCTGGAATGAGGGCGGTTCCGGGCGGGCGGCGGGCGAGTACTGCGTGAGCGCATCGCACAAGCGGCTGCGCAGGTGGCGCTCATAGGCGCCGTGCAGGATGCGCCTTCTCTTGATGCTTGAAAAATCACGCAGGTACGCCTCCCAGACGGCGACCTGCGCGGCCGAGAGCGCGGCGACCTGCGCGGCCCCTAGCCCGCACAGTTGGGCCGCATGAAACAGCGGCCAGGCTCGATCCTCCAAAGACGCTTGTTCCGGGGCTCTTGATGATGCCCGTAAACTCTTAAAGAAACCCGAACAATCGGTAGCCTTGCCGCCTATATGCAAAAGCGCAGCCCGCTCCAAGAGAAGACTGACCGCCAAAAATTCCTCCAACGAAGCGGGCAGCGAACGCGCCGGCACCCTGTCGGGGCGCTTTTGGAGCTGCCGGATCATACCCGCCCAACCGCGCAGCGCCAACGCGGTCGCTTCAAGATAGGCTTCCCGTTCTCCGGCCTCAATTCCAAGCGCGTCAAGCGACAGGCGCACGGAGCTCAGCGGAGTATGCCCAAAGCGCCGCTCCTGCCGCAACAACGGCGGCAGTTGGGCCGCCCAACGGCCGCAGAAGCGGGCCCAGGGATGGGAATAAAGGTCGATAAAACAGTCGTAGAGCCCCCGCTGCCTGCCCGGCATGCTCCAATGCGCCAGCCCCTGATCAAGGAAAGCGCCGACGACCCGGATCAAAACCGGATGAATCCAAGCGTCCGTGTCCACGCCGCGCGCCTGCATCAACAAATCCCGCAGCCGCGGCGGGCGCGAGGCGATCGCGGCCGGAGCCTGCCCTAAAGCGGTAACGGCGGATACGCAGGCCTCCCAGAGCGCGCGAACGTTCGTTTCTTCCAATGCAGGATCCTCAGCGCCCGGACCCCGGGCCGAGTCCGCGGCCTCGCGCGCGTCGGGAGGCAAATCGTCCCGGAATCGCCGCAGCGCGGAAGTCTCACGCAAAAGCCAGGATAGCGCCGGCCCGGCGGCGTCAGGAATGCCGTAACGCAAGACGCGCCGGCTCGATTCCAGCCGCGTTGTGGTCCCCACGACGGGCCGGGCGGCATCCGAACCCAATTCCCAACGCAGCGCCGAATCCAGGTCCTGATCGTTGATTCTTCCGCGATCAAACTCGGCGCGGTATTCCTCTTCCGATAGGAAGGGTTTACATCCGAATTTTTCACCGGCGTCTACGACCGCTTGTTCAAACGGCAACGATTCGAAAGCATGCAACGTATTGTGATGGATAAAAATGCTGATAGGCCCCTGCGCCGGCAGCAAATGAGCGACACGATCGATGATGCCGCCTAATTGCGCATCGTCGCCAGGCGAAGGCGTCGGCATGACTTACGAAACAGCCAGCGAGGAAGCAACGGCCATGCTCCAAA encodes the following:
- a CDS encoding DUF2309 domain-containing protein, with the protein product MPTPSPGDDAQLGGIIDRVAHLLPAQGPISIFIHHNTLHAFESLPFEQAVVDAGEKFGCKPFLSEEEYRAEFDRGRINDQDLDSALRWELGSDAARPVVGTTTRLESSRRVLRYGIPDAAGPALSWLLRETSALRRFRDDLPPDAREAADSARGPGAEDPALEETNVRALWEACVSAVTALGQAPAAIASRPPRLRDLLMQARGVDTDAWIHPVLIRVVGAFLDQGLAHWSMPGRQRGLYDCFIDLYSHPWARFCGRWAAQLPPLLRQERRFGHTPLSSVRLSLDALGIEAGEREAYLEATALALRGWAGMIRQLQKRPDRVPARSLPASLEEFLAVSLLLERAALLHIGGKATDCSGFFKSLRASSRAPEQASLEDRAWPLFHAAQLCGLGAAQVAALSAAQVAVWEAYLRDFSSIKRRRILHGAYERHLRSRLCDALTQYSPAARPEPPSFQAIFCLDEREESFRRHLEEAAPGVETFGTAGFFGVAMYYQGATDAHPRPLCPIVVQPHHYVGEVKVDPSSAAVRWRRFRRREAGRFGKALHFGSATLLRGAVVTAVLGPLSIIPLIVRVLFPRLSRWIGTSFPLETAPATRLRIDREKTAPPIGLYYGYTKQEMAGIVGSQLRNLGLIGRLAPLVIMAGHGSVSLNNPHESAHDCGACGGGRGGPNARVFAAMANDPAVRDLLAQDGIRIPKDAWFIGAQRNSCDNSVEFYDLDFLPENHRVLFERAATAFTRARRREAHERCRRFESFSGGFGAALSHAEARSHDLAQPRPEYGHATNAFCIVGRRDRTRALFLDRRAFLVSYDPARDDGQVLEGILRAVIPVVAGISLEYYFSRVDPTGYGCGTKLPHNIACLLGVMDGAQSDLRTGLPWQMVEIHEPVRLFVVVECRPERFDRVLEDQPDLRALLDRRWIFAACLDPASNALWLREGSAYQPWSHERELPRVIGGSLAWYRDKRGHLPIAGISDAQGKGATA